A DNA window from Choristoneura fumiferana chromosome 2, NRCan_CFum_1, whole genome shotgun sequence contains the following coding sequences:
- the LOC141445488 gene encoding malate dehydrogenase-like: MFRLAGPVKHLVGLGKYFARLQRFCSKTSKVPTDKTSRKKFQVSIIGGTSQTAQSLSLLLKEHLLINRLMLYDLPKSTCGLGIDLSHIPSQTLVEGKGGYIGSALRDSDIVVLACSEPRKTGQTDYDLYRANANRIVQSVKEICKHCPKAFIVNLTEPINYTVPLTSLVLHSSRCYDSSKVLGVTGTDGMKAQACLNLLYKIPPEQPVNVPVICGHSAKTAVPLLSHITPWFNVDACASIMITEIIRESEGRIVALKRGSGQSCCLTAYAGFKTVSAILSALDGVPKKDIGFVANNDYDTKFFAAPVNITKDGISDVAEYKFVGSIEAAYLKDAVKELRNEINEAETYYNEAINDKKPTQMY; encoded by the coding sequence ATGTTCCGTCTGGCCGGGCCCGTAAAACATTTGGTGGGTCTCGGCAAATATTTCGCGCGCTTGCAACGGTTTTGTTCCAAAACTTCTAAAGTTCCAACGGATAAGACTTCCAgaaaaaaatttcaagtgtccaTAATTGGAGGCACGAGTCAGACGGCACAAAGCCTATCGTTGCTTCTCAAAGAACATTTGCTAATAAATCGTTTGATGTTGTATGATCTCCCGAAGTCTACATGCGGTTTAGGCATCGACTTGTCCCATATTCCTAGCCAAACACTCGTAGAAGGCAAAGGTGGCTATATTGGGTCTGCGCTCCGTGACTCTGATATAGTAGTTCTAGCTTGCAGCGAGCCCAGAAAAACTGGTCAGACGGACTATGATTTATATAGAGCTAACGCAAACCGCATAGTACAATCAGTAAAAGAAATCTGCAAACACTGCCCCAAAGCTTTCATAGTTAACCTCACGGAGCCAATCAACTATACGGTACCGCTTACCAGCCTAGTCCTGCACTCCTCCCGTTGCTACGACAGCTCCAAAGTATTAGGAGTTACCGGTACTGACGGAATGAAAGCACAGGCATGCCTTAATTTGCTTTATAAGATACCTCCAGAGCAACCGGTCAATGTGCCCGTCATATGTGGACATTCAGCCAAAACTGCTGTACCATTACTGTCGCATATCACGCCATGGTTCAATGTTGACGCTTGTGCTTCTATCATGATTACGGAAATAATCCGAGAATCTGAGGGCCGTATTGTAGCGTTGAAGCGTGGGTCCGGGCAATCGTGCTGCTTAACTGCCTATGCGGGTTTTAAAACCGTATCCGCAATTCTTAGTGCGTTAGATGGTGTTCCTAAGAAAGATATCGGGTTTGTAGCTAATAACGATTATGATACTAAGTTCTTTGCTGCGCCAGTAAATATCACAAAAGATGGCATATCCGACGTGGCGGAATACAAGTTTGTCGGGAGCATAGAAGCAGCTTACCTGAAAGACGCAGTAAAAGAACTTCGCAATGAAATCAACGAAGCAGAGACGTATTATAACGAAGCAATCAATGATAAGAAACCGACACAGATGTATTAG
- the LOC141444408 gene encoding malate dehydrogenase-like, translating into MSRLLGFLAHILGTTRYFSGLQPWLVRNGPHITIRRHFQVSILGGSNPVAQTLCLLLKEHPFISRLLLLDCTKSTCGVAMDLSHIPSEPIVQGLTYSKNTALASTDIVVVASAEPRKLFQTDYDLFRTNTSLIINSMKEICTYCPKAFIVDLTEPINYTVPFISLVLEASNAYDKGKVLGVTGRDAMRAQACLQQLYKLPPDKPISVPVICGHSPTTTVPLLSHVTPWFNVNNFAAVMITEHVRGTENKLITVKGGEGQSSISMAYAGFWTVAAILKALSGCPMKHIAFVANDEYKTKYFAAPATITKDGITEVANYKVLSILEAAYLQNAIRELANDVSHSEMYFKELKEKNPFKI; encoded by the coding sequence ATGTCTCGTCTCTTAGGCTTTTTGGCACATATTTTAGGCACGACTAGGTACTTTTCAGGCCTTCAACCGTGGCTCGTAAGAAATGGACCACATATCACCATCAGAAGGCACTTCCAAGTGTCCATCCTCGGAGGATCGAATCCGGTGGCGCAAACCTTATGTCTCCTCTTGAAGGAGCACCCATTTATAAGCCGTTTATTACTATTGGACTGTACCAAGTCGACATGTGGTGTGGCTATGGATCTGTCTCACATACCCAGTGAACCAATAGTACAGGGACTGACATATTCCAAGAACACTGCGCTTGCCTCAACCGACATAGTGGTCGTAGCTAGCGCCGAGCCTAGGAAACTTTTCCAGACAGATTACGACTTGTTTAGGACAAACACAAGCCTCATCATCAACTCGATGAAAGAAATTTGTACATACTGCCCGAAAGCTTTCATAGTCGACCTTACGGAACCAATTAACTATACAGTACCGTTCATCAGCCTAGTCTTGGAAGCTAGTAATGCATACGATAAGGGCAAAGTTCTCGGTGTGACAGGACGGGATGCAATGCGAGCCCAAGCTTGCCTTCAGCAGCTCTACAAACTACCTCCAGATAAACCAATATCCGTGCCCGTCATATGTGGCCATTCACCAACAACTACAGTCCCACTACTTTCGCATGTTACGCCATGGTTCAACGTTAATAACTTTGCTGCTGTCATGATCACAGAGCATGTCCGCGGCAcagaaaacaaactaataaccgTGAAAGGAGGTGAGGGACAATCCTCCATTTCGATGGCATACGCCGGTTTCTGGACGGTCGCCGCTATTCTTAAGGCACTATCTGGTTGTCCGATGAAGCATATTGCGTTTGTGGCTAATGAcgaatataaaactaaatattttgctgCCCCCGCAACTATTACGAAGGACGGAATAACTGAGGTAGCAAACTACAAAGTACTCAGCATACTGGAAGCTGCTTATTTACAAAATGCAATCCGAGAGCTCGCTAATGATGTCTCCCATTCAGAAATGTACTTCAAAGAACTTAAAGAAAAGAATCCGTTcaagatttaa
- the LOC141444419 gene encoding malate dehydrogenase-like, protein MFCKRFLPVLKYRNRNTQSIQIRTVQISVIGAAGDIGSNLAMLLKFNDKITRLHLYDNDEKVRGVALELAYIPGGPAVAAFAGEQHLPSAVRDSKLVLMVSRVARKLGSTREQMLASNAPPIQTLCKTISKHNPEAFLAISTNPINSIIPFASTLLMSYNCYNPFKLFGITHIDTARARAFVGDALKVNPRKLQVPVIGGHSDETIVPLFSNIHPGGYTIDANRADMLTRKLRKAGVEVIINKQGMDSATMAMAWSINEFTAAIVNAINGAEVTVNSYTANPHYGTRFFSGPINVGAQGIIETCCNFNMNNYEWELLQKSLPVLNRDITQGEEFVHVVESSGHDYS, encoded by the coding sequence ATGTTTTGTAAAAGATTTTTGCCCGTTTTAAAATACCGAAATAGAAACACACAAAGTATTCAAATAAGAACTGTTCAAATTTCTGTGATTGGTGCTGCTGGTGATATAGGCTCTAATCTGGCCATGTTACTCAAgtttaatgataaaataaccAGGCTACACTTATACGACAACGACGAGAAGGTTCGAGGGGTAGCTCTGGAATTGGCTTATATACCTGGAGGACCGGCTGTGGCTGCCTTCGCAGGCGAACAACACCTTCCAAGCGCTGTTCGCGACTCTAAACTCGTTCTTATGGTTTCCAGAGTAGCTCGCAAACTCGGCAGCACAAGAGAACAAATGCTCGCTTCAAACGCGCCCCCCATTCAAACGCTGTGTAAAACAATTTCAAAACACAATCCAGAGGCATTCTTAGCTATCTCTACCAATCCTATAAATTCAATAATCCCTTTTGCGAGTACGCTACTAATGAGTTACAATTGCTACAATCCTTTCAAACTATTCGGCATTACGCATATAGATACAGCAAGAGCCAGAGCTTTCGTCGGTGACGCTCTGAAAGTAAATCCTCGGAAGCTACAGGTACCTGTTATCGGAGGCCACTCTGATGAGACTATTGTACCTTTGTTTTCTAATATACATCCTGGGGGTTACACTATTGACGCCAACCGAGCTGATATGTTAACACGAAAATTGAGGAAAGCTGGAGTTGAAGTTATCATTAATAAACAAGGCATGGATTCGGCAACGATGGCCATGGCTTGGTCGATCAACGAGTTTACTGCTGCGATAGTAAATGCCATTAATGGTGCCGAAGTAACAGTCAACAGTTATACCGCGAATCCACACTATGGAACAAGATTTTTCTCTGGGCCTATCAACGTGGGTGCTCAAGGAATTATTGAAACCTGTTGTAACTTCAATATGAACAATTATGAATGGGAGCTCTTACAGAAGTCGTTGCCTGTACTAAATCGAGACATAACACAGGGAGAAGAATTTGTTCACGTAGTAGAATCTTCGGGACATGATTACAGTTAA
- the LOC141444429 gene encoding malate dehydrogenase-like — translation MLVTRNFAKCLVQSTINMTARSYQVSVMGGASEIGQIISFMLRTEPSVTSLVVHDMRENTPGIVLDLSHIPVNSRLMGFCGHSTIERALKDSDLVLFVGGVIKSPTLTNEAWFETNTAFIKNIAARVGKMAQMPFIGIVTEPINVLVPMAAEIMRCHGAFDPKKLFGITTIDWIRAQTLYATEHKMPPKTCFVPVIGGHSEKTIIPLLSHSRPTTNMKDPEIMQFTRKIQECDDIVSQAKQGLSSTMSIAYSVVMFAREIFRALDGQRVKVNAYVENNDFGTSYFSGLVNVDKDGMKSMQRFTKISQYECNLLEKATEQLRKDVARGKKILEVA, via the coding sequence ATGCTGGTTACAAGGAATTTCGCAAAATGTTTGGTTCAAAGCACGATAAATATGACTGCGAGATCATACCAAGTGAGTGTAATGGGAGGTGCCAGCGAAATCGGTCAAATCATCAGCTTCATGTTACGAACAGAACCTTCTGTGACCAGTCTCGTGGTTCATGATATGCGTGAGAACACGCCGGGAATAGTGCTAGACCTGTCGCATATCCCCGTCAATTCCCGCTTAATGGGCTTCTGTGGACATTCCACCATAGAACGAGCTTTAAAAGACTCCGATTTGGTATTATTCGTCGGAGGAGTAATTAAATCTCCCACGCTAACAAATGAAGCATGGTTCGAGACGAACACagcattcataaaaaatatagcgGCTAGAGTTGGCAAAATGGCCCAGATGCCTTTTATTGGTATCGTCACGGAGCCTATAAATGTGCTTGTCCCGATGGCCGCAGAAATAATGAGATGCCACGGCGCTTTCGACCCTAAAAAGTTGTTTGGAATCACTACCATAGACTGGATTAGAGCGCAAACGTTGTACGCCACGGAGCATAAGATGCCGCCGAAAACGTGCTTCGTGCCTGTGATAGGTGGTCATTCAGAGAAAACTATCATACCTCTGCTGTCACACAGCAGGCCGACCACTAATATGAAAGATCCCGAAATCATGCAGTTTACGAGAAAAATCCAAGAGTGCGATGACATCGTGTCACAAGCAAAGCAGGGTTTGTCGTCGACAATGTCTATCGCATACAGCGTCGTGATGTTTGCTCGAGAAATATTTAGGGCCCTGGATGGACAACGAGTTAAAGTAAACGCTTATGTGGAGAACAACGATTTTGGCACGTCATACTTTTCAGGACTCGTAAACGTAGATAAAGATGGCATGAAAAGCATGCAGAGATTCACCAAGATATCTCAATACGAATGCAATCTGCTGGAAAAAGCTACTGAACAGCTTAGAAAAGACGTAGCAAGGGGGAAAAAGATATTGGAAGTGGCGTAA
- the LOC141444439 gene encoding uncharacterized protein — MEVSNEIKEDIRKTQSDLKNAIRVHQVWVTRLQEDENNLHLKSKVKEAEKEIIAIGQAQKLVVDRLRRELELYQQRLKSRNKQTNIENDNRYVAQQLRDHQLQYRSRNRTVSLLKPSVLNEIHIKSENYNDVKDNISDSETENKSSNEKENSNHSDGDEKEKYPRNYQAIPKVHDSRNNFASALNKVKEAFIGSNLEHENSWPEQQQSDSDSSQGAQLSPTPSPPPLPQPGEPVSQELFMRLLGLVTPAQKEVLEKKRSERRKRSTTSTNRNDFLYGNYDMLPKRKKYNQFPYLQSHNDPPQTRSAKLRKQQSQNKESREGSPSGSSAEIKAGWSNGKPAWAASLPAGLSVETPGLCICPCGCHSNLRFMCTDVASLLVWCTSCSVWLHTGCGAGGRCACGAPLPDPDPAAAPPANTHQALYRDKLAERKRLQEKNIQLCVELRKLEVRAASLKENLDDHNAEKRQLLADQIKTQRNLQKLLDFISQFKETSISIRSTSVSESGSEISKSNEE; from the exons ATGGAAGTATCTAATGAAATAAAGGAAgatattcgtaaaactcagTCGGACTTGAAAAATGCGATACGAGTGCACCAG GTTTGGGTTACGCGTCTTCAAGAGGACGAAAAT AATTTGCACCTCAAGTCAAAAGTTAAAGAAGCTGAAAAGGAAATAATTGCCATTGGACAAGCACAA AAACTAGTAGTTGATAGGCTTAGGAGAGAACTAGAACTTTACCAACAGCGTTTGAAGTcacgaaacaaacaaacaaacatagaaaatGATAACCGTTACGTAGCTCAGCAACTGAGGGACCACCAATTGCAATACCGCAGCAGAAACAGAACAGTTTCGTTACTAAAACCTTCTGTACTTAACGAGATACATATTAAGTCAGAAAACTATAATGATGTGAAAGATAACATATCAGACTCGGAGACTGAGAATAAATCATCCAACGAAAAGGAGAATTCTAATCATAGTGATGGGGATGAGAAAGAGAAATATCCCAGGAACTATCAAGCAATTCCAAAGGTGCATGATAGTAGGAACAACTTCGCTAGTGCTCTGAACAAAGTCAAAGAGGCGTTTAT TGGCTCTAACCTCGAGCATGAGAACAGTTGGCCGGAGCAGCAGCAGTCTGACTCGGATTCTTCGCAAGGCGCGCAGTTGTCGCCGACGCcttcgccgccgccgctgccgcagCCTGGGGAACCAGTGTCCCAGGAGTTGTTTATGAG GCTTCTAGGTTTGGTGACGCCAGCGCAAAAGGAGGTATTGGAGAAAAAGAGGAGCGAACGCCGCAAGAGATCCACAACAAGTACCAACCGAAATGACTTCTTGTATGGAAACTATGACATGCTACCT AAGCGCAAGAAGTACAACCAGTTCCCGTATTTACAGTCACACAATGACCCTCCACAGACCAGGTCTGCGAAGCTGCGCAAACAACAG AGCCAAAACAAAGAGTCGCGTGAAGGGTCACCGTCCGGATCGTCTGCTGAAATTAAAG ccg GATGGAGCAACGGCAAACCAGCCTGGGCCGCCTCATTGCCGGCAGGTTTATCAGTAGAAACTCCAGGTCT CTGCATCTGTCCTTGTGGCTGTCATTCTAATTTACGGTTTATGTGTACAGACGTGGCGTCGCTGTTGGTTTGGTGCACTTCGTGTTCGGTGTGGCTGCACACGGGctgcggcgcgggcgggcgctGCGCGTGCGGAGCCCCGCTGCCCGACCCGGaccccgccgccgccccgcccGCGAACACCCACCAGGCTCTTTACAGAG ATAAACTAGCGGAGCGTAAGCGACTCCAAGAAAAGAATATCCAACTGTGCGTCGAGTTACGGAAATTGGAGGTTCGGGCCGCTTCGTTGAAAGAAAACTTGGATGATCATAACGCGGAGAAAAGGCAGTTGTTGGCCGATCAGATAAAGACACAGAGGAACTTGCAGAAGCTTCTAGACTTCATTAGCCAGTTCAAGGAGACGTCGATAAGCATCCGTTCCACCTCAGTGAGCGAGTCGGGCAGTGAGATTAGTAAAAGCAACGAGGAATAA
- the Nup50 gene encoding nuclear pore complex protein Nup50 has protein sequence MSVKRQATRDLNLENWDQEDPDDHEEMGTFKPATDEVIEKRVIRTARRRGQAAGDEAKRGVFSAFGGFGKKAPPSSFDFLANLTNGSKPTNGSPSNKSDTVVSSSSSVFNSSPSSGTQGAGLFSIPVSTTSTTKSTFVMPSSQTSSLFGGMSTSASSVFTASKADSTVGNFSFKPQPSSAESTSKTDSTSAVSSTMFGIPPNNTETKKSLFSTAATSTPFKMQPVTSTLASSPSSITKKDDIKNTEAKGEGNNDKKMQYYAKLKGLNESVSDWIKSHVEKTPLCILTPIFNDYEKYLKDILEEYNTTVPDNATKKHSDSKKAPEETKSEPSVETNSQIAKISPFTGAGNSLFSNSNLGKTTSSSLFSAQPSPNSFGEKASSASSISSPSNTPKAAGFSFGINTSPLSSTSTTNTTPAPFSFGMGKPFTMNNFNAPKPADTENKDEEADDEPPKVEYTPVVEQDSIYEKKCKIFVKKDGNFADRGVGTLYIKKVEDSGKHQLLVRANTNLGNVMVNLILAAAIPTQRMGKNNVMMVCIPTPDAKPPPTPILIRVKTSEEADELLETLNKYKV, from the exons ATGTCTGTAAAGCGTCAGGCTACTAGAGACCTGAATCTTGAGAACTGGGACCAAGAAGACCCTGACGACCATGAGGAAATGGGAACTTTTAAACCTGCGACTGATGAAGTTATTGAAAAGCGTGTTATCAGGACAGCCAGAAGACGCGGCCAAGCTGCTGGTGATGAA GCAAAGAGAGGCGTCTTCAGCGCATTTGGAGGCTTTGGTAAAAAAGCACCTCCATCATCATTTGACTTCCTGGCAAACTTGACAAATGGTAGCAAACCCACTAATGGCTCACCATCAAACAAAAGCGACACAGTAGTTTCATCCAGCAGCAGCGTTTTCAACAGCAGCCCATCGTCAGGCACACAAGGGGCAGGCTTATTCAGCATACCTGTGTCCACCACATCCACAACAAAGTCAACATTTGTTATGCCATCATCCCAAACATCATCATTGTTCGGGGGCATGTCCACTTCAGCATCTAGTGTATTCACAGCATCAAAAGCAGACTCAACTGTAGGCAACTTCTCATTCAAACCACAACCCAGCTCTGCAGAAAGCACTAGCAAAACAGACTCCACTTCTGCAGTATCATCAACCATGTTTGGCATTCCTCCAAACAACACAGAGACTAAAAAATCCTTATTTTCAACAGCTGCTACTTCTACTCCATTTAAGATGCAACCAGTAACAAGCACACTCGCGTCAAGTCCAAGCAGTATCACAAAAAAAGATGATATCAAAAATACAGAAGCAAAGGGTGAAGGAAACAATGACAAAAAGATGCAGTACTACGCAAAACTGAAAGGATTAAATGAATCTGTATCAGATTGGATTAAAAGTCATGTTGAGAAAACACCTTTGTGCATTTTAACACCAATAtttaatgattatgaaaaataccTTAAAGATATACTGGAGGAATATAACACAACAGTTCCAGACAATGCAACAAAGAAACATTCCGACAGCAAGAAAGCTCCAGAAGAAACAAAATCAGAACCTTCAGTAGAAACAAATTCACAAATTGCTAAAATATCACCATTCACAGGAGCTGGTAATTCCCTATTTTCTAATTCAAATCTTGGAAAGACAACCTCTTCATCACTGTTCTCGGCTCAACCCAGCCCTAATTCATTTGGTGAAAAAGCAAGTAGTGCAAGCAGTATCAGCAGCCCTTCAAATACTCCTAAAGCAGCAGGATTCTCGTTCGGTATTAATACTTCACCTCTAAGCTCAACATCAACCACAAATACAACTCCAGCCCCATTCTCATTTGGTATGGGCAAACCTTTTACTATGAATAATTTCAATGCCCCAAAACCAGCTGACACAGAAAATAAAGATGAAGAAGCTGATGATGAACCACCTAAAGTTGAGTACACACCTGTAGTTGAGCAAGACAGCATTTACGAAAAGAAAtgcaaaatatttgtaaagAAAGATGGAAACTTTGCTGACAGAGGTGTGGGAACACTTTACATTAAGAAAGTCGAAGATAGTGGAAAGCATCAGCTGTTAGTTCGTGCCAATACTAACCTGGGTAATGTGATGGTTAATCTTATACTGGCTGCGGCTATACCGACGCAAAGGATGGGTAAAAACAATGTTATGATGGTGTGCATACCAACACCTGACGCCAAGCCTCCACCAACACCTATCCTTATAAGAGTGAAAACTTCCGAAGAGGCAGATGAATTATTGGAAACCTTGAATAAATACAAGGTATAA
- the LOC141445544 gene encoding protein lin-9 homolog, which yields MADKSERSQDGNSLSRLQVKIKDEPMDLDLPEEDEMPPAFGPAALGLHRVGTKLPPKPAPSEPVQKLNARGMPARIRKKNRFIFVDDFVNTSPPRQSPKRTPKILSKTPSKQSSAKKQKSPSKVQRNHDKYDDKSEIVSNQSPDRKSGQRIGMRLRNLLKLPKAHKWVCFEYFYSNIDKALFDGENDFMICLRESFPQLANHKLTQVQWAKIRRMMGKPRRCSQAFFAEERKELERKRKLIRYIQQRKTADICIKDLPNEIPMQLVVGTKVTARLRKPQDGLFTGCIDAVDTSNNTYRITFERPKLGTHSVPDYEVLSNEPPDTISLSSITQKFRPRYVMQEIINLYNPSMPNNNNTSQGDPMIGCSDLSKQMDSMGSYPFPLLELIVKLTKVLHAKRVKIDRLREYNSDAEKRNSFNQKVPEDFERKYAAVVIDLERMNMDLQEYINEVQLYCQQIAPGPSLAAMLAPSHLREKCREEAAMLVEKNHNGSVKNTALIDLVTDLTALMLQVKSLSDSDQNAYELSVLQGTMDQIKMKLEPQHQRLFQNNVEIHMHRIQMGLGQMTSNTYVS from the exons ATGGCGGATAAATCGGAAA ggTCGCAAGATGGTAACAGTCTCTCGAGGTTGCAAGTTAAGATTAAGGATGAGCCGATGGATTTGGACTTGCCGGAGGAGGACGAGATGCCGCCGGCCTTCGGACCTGCAGCCCTTGGCTTGCACAGAGTCGGGACCAAATTACCGCCAAAACCAGCGCCTAGTGAACCTGTACAAAAACTTAACGCCAGAGGTATGCCAGCGCGTATCAGAAAGAAAAACAGATTTATCTTTGTTGATGACTTTGTGAACACATCTCCACCCAGGCAATCACCAAAGAGAACCCCAAAGATATTATCTAAAACTCCCAGCAAGCAATCAAGTGCCAAGAAACAGAAATCACCATCAAAAGTGCAAAGGAACCATGACAAATATGATGACAAATCTGAAATTGTAAGTAATCAGTCCCCTGACCGCAAGTCAGGACAACGGATTGGAATGAGACTACGAAACCTGTTGAAACTACCAAAGGCTCACAAATGGGTGTGCTTTGAGTATTTTTACAGCAATATTGATAAGGCTCTATTTGATGGTGAGAATGATTTTATGATTTGTCTGCGGGAGTCATTCCCACAGCTAGCTAATCACAAGCTGACTCAAGTCCAATGGGCTAAAATCAGAAGGATGATGGGCAAGCCCAGAAGGTGCTCTCAAGCTTTCTTTGCTGAGGAACGAAAAGAAttggaaagaaaaagaaaactgatAAGATATATACAACAAAGAAAAACCGCTGATATCTGTATCAAAGATTTACCAAATGAAATTCCAATGCAATTGGTTGTTGGCACCAAAGTAACTGCGAGACTGAGAAAACCTCAAGATGGACTATTTACTGGATGCATTGATGCAGTGGACACATCAAACAATACCTACAGAATAACATTTGAGAGACCTAAACTTGGTACACATTCTGTTCCGGATTATGAAGTTTTGTCTAATGAGCCACCAGATACAATAAGTCTCTCTAGTATAACACAAAAGTTCAGACCACGATATGTCATGCAAGAAATAATCAATTTGTACAATCCATCTATgccaaacaacaacaacacttCACAGGGGGATCCTATGATAGGATGTTCAGATTTATCAAAACAAATGGACTCTATGGGAAGTTATCCATTTCCCCTTCTAGAACTCATTGTCAAGTTGACAAAAGTTTTGCATGCTAAACGGGTCAAGATTGATAGGCTGCGAGAGTACAACAGTGATGCAGAGAAGCGGAATTCATTTAATCAAAAAGTGCCTGAAGATTTTGAGAGGAAATATGCTGCAGTTGTTATAGACTTGGAGAGAATGAATATGGATTTGCAAGAATATATTAATGAAGTCCAGTTATATTGCCAACAGATTGCTCCTGGCCCAAGCCTAGCAGCTATGTTGGCACCATCTCATCTTAGAGAGAAGTGTAGAGAAGAAGCAGCCATGCTGGTAGAAAAGAACCATAATGGGTCTGTTAAAAATACTGCTTTAATTGATCTTGTGACTGACCTCACTGCATTAATGTTGCAGGTGAAAAGTTTGTCAGATTCAGATCAGAATGCATATGAATTAAGTGTATTGCAGGGAACCATGGATCAGATAAAAATGAAACTGGAGCCGCAGCATCAACGGCTATTCCAAAATAATGTAGAAATACATATGCATAGGATACAGATGGGTTTAGGACAGATGACTTCAAATACATATGTTTCATAA